In Methylobacterium sp. WL1, the sequence TCGATGGCCGGAAAGGGCAGTGCGAGGAACGGCATCGGTCTGACCTCCGGGGCGGCCGGATTGGACGCCGGAGGGGCGACGCGTCAAGTGCGCAACACGCAGCGTCCGTCCGCGGGCTCAAGCCTTCACGAACAGGAACCCATGGCCATCCGGTCCCACACAATAGGCAGCCTCGCCATCCACGGACGAACGACGTGCAAACCCTGCGACACGGAGTACCTCGAGCAGCCCGTCCATATCGGCCACGGAAAAGACGAATCGCGTAGAGGCACGGTCGGCCGCGCCGAACACCGTGTTTGACCGCTTCGAGCCGGCCGGCTGACGGTAGTGCAGCAGTTCCACATGCGGCGCGGGTGCGGGCGGCGTGAGCGCAATCACGTCGACCACGGGATCATCGAGGCCGTCGAGCCGCGCCTGCTCGGGCCCCCGGTTCAGGCCGGTTTGCGCGACGCGCAGGTTCAGGGCGCCGGTGAGGAACGACAGCGTCCGATCGAGATCGGCGACGGTAATCGCCGAGTGGTCGATCCCGAGGAACAGGCCCGGCGCGGCCCGCCAGCGCGCGGCCGGCTCCCCGTCGGGGAAGAAGATCAGTTCCAGAGGATGCCGGTCCGGATCGCGGAACTTGTACGCGGTGACGCCACCTGAGGACGCGGGGAGGACCTGCGCGCGGCCCTGGCTGATCGGCGTCGTCTCGACCCGGCCGAGCTGCGCCATCGCAGCATCGATGTCGCGCACCGGGATCGCGAGGTGCTGAAAGAACGGATCGGTCGCCGCAGGATCGACCGGGTAAGCCGCGCCGGGGGGCTCGACCGTGAGGAACGTCACCATCTGGCCGCCGAGACGCAGGCGCAGCTGCCGGGCCTGCCGCCCCGTCAGACCCATCGCCTCGGCCTGCGCGGTCGGCACCGGTTCCGGCGGAGCGATCCGCTCGAAGCCGAGACCGTCGCGATAAAAGGCCTCCGTGACGGCGAGGTCCGCCACGGTGCGGCTGAAGCCGACGATGGCCCGGACGCCGCTCATAGCAGCCGCGCCCCGCGCACGTTGGTGTAGATTGCGTACAGCGTATGCGAGGCGCACAGGAACAGGCGGCTGTCGTTGCGGCCACCGAAGGTGAGGTTCGCGACCGTCGTCGGCACCAGGATCTTGCCGATCAATTCGCCGCCAGGGTCGATGCAGTGCACGCCATCGCCGGCACTGGACCACACATTGCCATGCTCGTCGCAGCGGATCCCGTCGGCATTGCCGGGCGCGATCTTGCAGAACACCGCCCCACCGGACAGGCCGCCATCCTCGGCGACGTCGAACACGCGCACGTGCTGGATCGGGTCCGTTGCGAATTGCAGTCCGGTCTCGACGACGTAGAGCTTACGCTCGTCGGGGGAGAAACACAGGCCATTCGGACCCTGGAAGTCGTCGGCGACCACGCGCAGCGACCCGTCGCGGGGGTCGAACCGGTAGAGGGAAGCAGGAAGCTCGGCTTCCTCCTTGCCGCCTTCGTAATCGGTCTGGATGCCGTAGGGCGGATCCGAGAACCAGATCGTGCCGTCGGACTTGCAGACGATGTCGTTGGGCGAGTTGAGCCGCCGCCCCTGATAATGCTCGACCAGGCTGGTGATGCGGCCGTCGAGTTCGGTCCGGTGGATCCGCCGGCCGCGATGCGAGCAGGACAGAAGCCGCCCCTGGCGATCCCGGGTGTGGCCGTTCTCGAAGTCGCTTCCCTCGCGATAGACGCTCAGCCCGGCTTGATCCGTCCAGCGCATCACCCGGTTGTTGGGAAGATCCGAGAACAGCAACTCGTTGCGGTCGCCGAAATAGACAGGGCCTTCGGTCCAGCGAAAGCCATCGG encodes:
- a CDS encoding VOC family protein is translated as MADLAVTEAFYRDGLGFERIAPPEPVPTAQAEAMGLTGRQARQLRLRLGGQMVTFLTVEPPGAAYPVDPAATDPFFQHLAIPVRDIDAAMAQLGRVETTPISQGRAQVLPASSGGVTAYKFRDPDRHPLELIFFPDGEPAARWRAAPGLFLGIDHSAITVADLDRTLSFLTGALNLRVAQTGLNRGPEQARLDGLDDPVVDVIALTPPAPAPHVELLHYRQPAGSKRSNTVFGAADRASTRFVFSVADMDGLLEVLRVAGFARRSSVDGEAAYCVGPDGHGFLFVKA
- a CDS encoding SMP-30/gluconolactonase/LRE family protein, giving the protein MDGFELTQPRFKAYVLPNAPLEKLADGFRWTEGPVYFGDRNELLFSDLPNNRVMRWTDQAGLSVYREGSDFENGHTRDRQGRLLSCSHRGRRIHRTELDGRITSLVEHYQGRRLNSPNDIVCKSDGTIWFSDPPYGIQTDYEGGKEEAELPASLYRFDPRDGSLRVVADDFQGPNGLCFSPDERKLYVVETGLQFATDPIQHVRVFDVAEDGGLSGGAVFCKIAPGNADGIRCDEHGNVWSSAGDGVHCIDPGGELIGKILVPTTVANLTFGGRNDSRLFLCASHTLYAIYTNVRGARLL